A stretch of Natronococcus sp. CG52 DNA encodes these proteins:
- a CDS encoding PHP-associated domain-containing protein, which produces MEVRVDCHVKVLNDAVVERAKRVGLDAIVYAPHFTRLPEIRERAAAYSSDDLLVIPAREVFTGSWRDRKHVLAIGLEDPVPDFIPLEVAMAEFDRQGAAVLVPHPEFATLSLTEADLRTYAKTIDAIETYNPKHFPSHNKRARELAELLSYPPFTSSYAHLPSSVGVAYTAFETAIESEADLVDALVNRVARRVVHDNGTRRLRTSAGELAHLCYENTWKKADRLFLSGIEPTHPSHIAYDGRFDDVAVY; this is translated from the coding sequence GCAATCGTTTACGCACCGCACTTTACCCGCCTCCCGGAGATCCGGGAACGAGCGGCGGCCTACTCGAGCGACGACCTGCTGGTTATCCCCGCACGAGAGGTCTTCACCGGCTCCTGGCGGGATCGGAAACACGTCCTCGCGATCGGACTCGAGGACCCGGTTCCGGACTTCATCCCGCTCGAGGTGGCGATGGCCGAGTTTGACCGCCAGGGTGCAGCGGTACTCGTCCCGCATCCCGAGTTCGCCACCCTGAGCCTGACGGAGGCGGATCTGCGGACGTACGCGAAGACCATCGACGCCATCGAGACCTACAATCCGAAACACTTCCCCTCTCACAACAAGCGCGCGCGAGAACTCGCGGAGCTGCTGTCGTACCCGCCGTTTACCTCCTCGTACGCACACCTGCCGAGTTCGGTCGGCGTCGCCTACACGGCCTTCGAGACGGCGATCGAGTCCGAGGCGGACCTCGTCGACGCCCTCGTGAACCGGGTCGCCCGTCGTGTCGTCCACGACAACGGAACCAGGCGACTCCGGACGTCAGCGGGCGAACTCGCCCACCTCTGTTACGAGAACACCTGGAAGAAGGCCGATCGACTCTTTCTCTCGGGAATCGAGCCGACCCACCCCAGTCACATCGCCTACGACGGCCGATTCGACGACGTGGCCGTGTACTAA